A single region of the Ctenopharyngodon idella isolate HZGC_01 chromosome 21, HZGC01, whole genome shotgun sequence genome encodes:
- the LOC127504296 gene encoding beta-1,3-galactosyltransferase 9, which produces MQISNEITTIKNTQQPLFQIKSNFFSAVVAIIWSQLLFHCLSQICVFRLQTHQWCFLLCNVILFHALLFGGDIVEEFLLQSSPAAYTDRVVLEVRERARKLDLTETRVNTSQLYPINTEPCLHHQDLLILTVVLSSPGNMSQREAVRNSWANQTSVHRVAVRTLFFTGPSPLGAEQEMIREESARYGDIVQFEGGVSRGDWQRGHWEQVKMALRWILLFCPQARFIILSEDSVYLNLPALTTYLLGLRTHPDDLYLGRVIHRAAPERNPDKPYYLPYQLYPDKYLPDYCSGPAFLLSQDVVRKVYVAAEDVLLPLPSDVLIGLCAKRAGVVATHSARFSGDRHIRYNPCCYDFLFSSAGMGVGLMGVAWQDLGAGKGRGCGMLETYYSLVVCKAMTYLDKLSFLNNDNTQG; this is translated from the exons atgcaaattag CAAtgaaataacaacaataaaaaacactCAGCAACCCTTGTttcaaattaaatcaaattttttcaGTGCAGTTGTTGCTATAATTTGGTCACAACTGTTGTTCCACTGTCTTTCCCAGATCTGTGTGTTTCGGCTGCAGACTCATCAGTGGTGCTTCCTGTTATGTAACGTCATCTTGTTTCACGCGCTGCTGTTTGGGGGTGACATAGTCGAAGAGTTTCTCTTGCAGTCTTCTCCTGCCGCCTACACTGATCGCGTTGTCCTCGAGGTCCGGGAGCGTGCGCGCAAACTGGACCTGACTGAGACCAGGGTCAACACCTCGCAGCTCTATCCCATTAACACCGAACCCTGCCTTCATCACCAGGACCTCCTTATCCTCACGGTGGTCCTGAGTTCTCCTGGTAACATGAGCCAGAGGGAGGCGGTCCGAAACTCCTGGGCCAATCAGACTTCGGTGCACCGTGTTGCCGTGCGGACGTTGTTTTTCACAGGCCCTTCCCCTTTAGGGGCGGAGCAAGAGATGATAAGGGAGGAATCGGCACGGTATGGTGACATTGTGCAGTTCGAGGGAGGCGTTTCAAGGGGAGACTGGCAGAGGGGACACTGGGAGCAAGTTAAAATGGCGCTTCGCTGGATCCTACTTTTTTGCCCACAAGCCCGATTTATCATTCTTTCTGAGGattctgtgtatttaaaccttCCTGCACTTACAACATACCTGCTGGGACTGAGAACACATCCGGATGACCTTTACCTGGGCAGGGTCATCCATCGGGCTGCACCTGAGAGAAATCCCGACAAACCGTATTACTTGCCCTATCAGTTGTATCCTGATAAATACCTTCCAGACTACTGCTCTGGCCCGGCCTTCCTTCTATCTCAAGACGTCGTGAGAAAAGTTTATGTCGCTGCGGAGGACGTATTGCTGCCCCTCCCCTCCGATGTTCTGATTGGCCTGTGTGCAAAACGGGCAGGTGTGGTGGCCACTCACAGCGCTCGATTTTCCGGTGACCGGCACATTCGCTATAACCCCTGCTGCTATGACTTCCTATTCAGCTCGGCAGGAATGGGGGTGGGACTGATGGGCGTGGCTTGGCAGGATTTAGGGGCGGGGAAGGGGAGGGGCTGTGGCATGCTGGAGACATATTATAGCTTGGTAGTGTGCAAAGCAATGACCTACCTGGATAAACTCTCCTTTCTGAATAACGACAACACCCAGGGCTAG